Proteins encoded by one window of Syntrophorhabdaceae bacterium:
- a CDS encoding NUDIX hydrolase codes for MVLLSMIKKWKLIESKVDKDYRVFKIKAEMALSPRTNQVGTFYTIDTNDWVNIVPLTESGEVVMIRQYRHGSKEINLEIPGGLVDDEHHQEAALRELLEETGYTGENIRLLGSVNPNPAIFNNLCHTYLVENVKKVAEKNLDPQEDIEVVLTPIQSVPSLIEKGIITHALVLIGFYFYFMKSPAKNNV; via the coding sequence GTGGTACTGTTAAGTATGATCAAGAAATGGAAACTAATAGAATCGAAAGTAGATAAGGATTACCGTGTATTCAAAATAAAGGCCGAGATGGCTTTGTCGCCGCGCACGAATCAGGTCGGCACATTTTATACAATCGATACGAACGATTGGGTGAATATCGTTCCTCTGACGGAAAGCGGCGAAGTCGTGATGATCAGACAGTACCGTCACGGCTCCAAGGAAATAAATTTGGAAATCCCCGGAGGTCTCGTCGATGACGAACATCATCAGGAGGCCGCGCTTCGGGAGCTTCTCGAAGAAACTGGATACACGGGAGAGAACATACGGCTTCTTGGATCGGTCAATCCCAATCCGGCGATTTTCAATAACCTCTGCCACACATACCTCGTCGAGAACGTAAAAAAGGTGGCCGAAAAGAACCTTGATCCACAGGAAGACATCGAGGTGGTTCTCACTCCGATACAGAGCGTGCCTTCTCTCATAGAAAAGGGAATCATTACTCATGCGCTTGTGCTAATCGGTTTCTATTTCTATTTTATGAAAAGTCCCGCTAAAAATAATGTATGA
- the mobB gene encoding molybdopterin-guanine dinucleotide biosynthesis protein B, with protein MIAHKPPVISFVGTSKSGKTTFIEKLIPLLKESGLRIAVIKHHHLNFEIDTIGKDTYRHKKAGASAVILSSPRKIALVRDLERELSLQEIVSGYIGDIDLVITEGYKQESTPKIEVFRRATGSAPLYPHDDKIVAVIADEKIDAKVAHFFMLDIKGVAKFIMEFFQLRGFGAK; from the coding sequence ATGATCGCACATAAGCCCCCCGTCATCTCTTTCGTCGGCACATCAAAAAGCGGAAAGACCACTTTCATCGAAAAATTGATACCATTACTCAAAGAGTCCGGTTTAAGGATTGCCGTCATCAAGCATCATCATCTCAATTTTGAGATCGACACAATCGGAAAGGATACATACAGGCATAAGAAGGCTGGCGCATCGGCTGTTATTCTTTCTTCGCCTCGCAAGATTGCTCTCGTCAGAGATCTTGAAAGAGAATTATCCCTCCAGGAAATTGTAAGCGGTTATATCGGTGACATAGATCTGGTTATTACCGAAGGATATAAGCAGGAAAGTACCCCCAAGATAGAAGTTTTTCGGCGAGCGACAGGGTCCGCCCCTCTTTATCCGCACGATGACAAAATTGTGGCTGTCATTGCCGATGAAAAGATCGACGCAAAGGTTGCTCACTTCTTTATGCTTGACATCAAGGGTGTGGCAAAATTCATCATGGAGTTCTTTCAGTTACGTGGTTTCGGTGCAAAGTGA
- the recO gene encoding DNA repair protein RecO → MSLYKDEAIVLSKRAYGESDKIVRLFTRASGKVAAIAKGASKSQKRFMNTLEPFNHIAIEYFEKYGKGMARLENADIMETNHGIETSLKKACIASFFSEFVDRLTKERQVYESLFFALKDLIFAVKRHDFLYSDIIYYQFLMLDILGYMPNFDSCVYCGSLIPDEIKVHFSKERGGVLCKSCARSIPHMLCGEGVIPGLMSLKNREEPLADITIEREARDIMEGFMSFHLDVEFRSYRILKSVIL, encoded by the coding sequence ATGTCGCTCTATAAAGATGAAGCCATCGTTCTCTCTAAGAGGGCGTATGGCGAATCAGATAAGATCGTCCGACTTTTTACACGCGCTTCCGGTAAGGTGGCTGCTATCGCAAAAGGGGCAAGCAAAAGCCAAAAGAGGTTTATGAATACGCTTGAACCCTTTAATCATATTGCAATAGAATATTTCGAAAAGTATGGCAAAGGCATGGCGCGGTTAGAGAATGCCGATATTATGGAGACAAATCATGGCATTGAAACAAGCCTCAAGAAAGCTTGCATCGCAAGTTTTTTCTCCGAATTTGTTGACCGGCTCACCAAGGAGCGACAGGTCTATGAATCACTCTTCTTTGCACTCAAGGACTTAATCTTCGCGGTGAAGCGTCATGATTTCCTCTATTCCGATATCATCTATTATCAGTTCTTGATGCTTGATATTCTAGGGTATATGCCTAATTTTGATTCCTGCGTATATTGCGGTAGTCTCATTCCAGATGAAATCAAGGTGCACTTCTCAAAGGAACGGGGAGGTGTTCTGTGCAAAAGCTGCGCTCGATCGATTCCTCATATGCTCTGCGGGGAGGGTGTTATCCCAGGACTCATGTCGTTGAAAAATAGAGAGGAGCCCCTGGCCGACATTACCATCGAGCGTGAGGCGAGAGACATCATGGAAGGTTTTATGTCATTCCATCTCGATGTCGAGTTCAGGTCATATAGAATATTGAAAAGCGTTATTTTATAG
- a CDS encoding cytochrome bc complex cytochrome b subunit, giving the protein MIRQELRNWFEERYNVEDFRRFARSKRVPSHSYEIWYFTGGATLFLFIIQFITGAVLALYYIPHAEFAHKSIIEIVTKLHMGWFFRSLHHWGAQFAIALVLVHMFGTLMLKSYRKPRELLWLSGCILLGISIFFGLSGYFLLWDERAFAAVRVATGGAGNFPIVGGFIRNFLRGGIDVTGETLTRFYAFHVSILPLAVILVVVAHLFLVQYHGMSVPMSQESKRGQDTFFFPNILYKDLIIWLVLLGLVVTCAALAPPEIGRQADPLAPAPENIKPEWYFLSLFQTLKLFPGVILGLNGETIAIIIVTVAVLFLFLFPFFDRKSLRQERSPVFTWIGFIYIIYFIVMTVIGYFS; this is encoded by the coding sequence TTGATACGGCAAGAGCTTAGAAACTGGTTCGAAGAACGATATAACGTTGAAGACTTCAGGCGTTTTGCGAGATCAAAACGTGTGCCATCGCACTCGTATGAGATCTGGTATTTTACGGGAGGTGCGACGCTCTTTCTCTTCATCATTCAATTTATCACCGGGGCCGTTCTTGCCCTTTACTACATCCCGCACGCAGAATTTGCCCATAAAAGCATCATCGAGATAGTAACGAAACTTCATATGGGGTGGTTCTTTCGATCGCTTCATCACTGGGGCGCGCAGTTTGCAATCGCACTCGTCCTTGTTCATATGTTCGGCACACTGATGCTCAAATCTTACAGAAAACCCAGGGAGTTGCTCTGGCTGTCCGGCTGCATACTGCTCGGCATTTCGATTTTTTTCGGATTGAGTGGCTACTTTCTCCTCTGGGATGAACGGGCTTTCGCTGCGGTGAGGGTGGCTACGGGCGGAGCGGGCAATTTTCCGATTGTTGGAGGTTTCATCAGGAATTTCTTGCGAGGCGGTATCGATGTGACCGGGGAGACACTCACGAGATTCTACGCATTTCACGTATCGATTCTGCCCCTCGCGGTGATACTTGTTGTTGTAGCGCACCTCTTTCTCGTTCAATATCACGGCATGAGTGTACCAATGTCGCAGGAAAGTAAGCGAGGCCAAGACACTTTCTTCTTCCCCAACATTTTATACAAGGACCTGATCATATGGCTCGTTTTGCTTGGCCTTGTAGTTACATGTGCCGCCCTTGCTCCTCCTGAGATAGGAAGACAGGCAGATCCTCTGGCCCCTGCCCCGGAAAATATAAAGCCCGAGTGGTACTTTCTCTCTCTCTTTCAGACCCTCAAGCTATTCCCGGGTGTCATCCTGGGACTTAACGGAGAAACAATTGCGATCATCATCGTGACGGTCGCCGTTCTTTTCCTGTTTCTTTTTCCCTTTTTCGACAGGAAGTCTCTGCGTCAAGAAAGAAGCCCTGTGTTTACGTGGATCGGATTCATCTACATTATATACTTCATCGTGATGACCGTGATCGGTTATTTCAGTTAG
- a CDS encoding Rieske (2Fe-2S) protein yields the protein MKIPYSLVTRRTFLNTLFGGWLLAFSAGSIYPLLKFAFPTLSKEPDFVVLAARDFLSIPPNSIRPFAWGGKVGLFLKKTDGEVSALKGVCTHMECNITYRAEEKKFYCACHKGWFDDNGKNIQGPPPRPLEFFDVTVSGEKMIIARKGVKVDTARA from the coding sequence ATGAAAATCCCTTATTCTCTTGTGACGAGACGGACCTTTCTTAATACGCTCTTTGGAGGATGGCTTCTCGCCTTCAGCGCAGGGAGCATTTATCCTCTGTTGAAATTTGCCTTTCCGACGCTCTCCAAAGAACCCGATTTTGTGGTGCTCGCGGCGCGGGATTTTCTTTCCATACCGCCCAACTCGATTAGGCCCTTTGCCTGGGGAGGGAAAGTCGGTCTCTTTCTCAAAAAGACAGATGGCGAGGTTTCCGCCCTGAAAGGGGTATGTACGCATATGGAGTGCAATATCACGTATCGAGCGGAGGAAAAGAAATTTTACTGTGCCTGTCATAAAGGATGGTTTGATGATAATGGGAAAAACATACAGGGCCCGCCGCCGAGACCGCTTGAGTTCTTCGACGTAACCGTGTCAGGCGAAAAAATGATTATCGCAAGAAAAGGGGTCAAAGTTGATACGGCAAGAGCTTAG
- the sdhB gene encoding succinate dehydrogenase iron-sulfur subunit, which translates to MITGNAYTFKILRYDAKEPEVAPIFHSYEIGAESGLTVLAVLLKIREQLDGTLSFRSSCRSAVCGSCAMVINGRIDLACRTQAASFESNTIILEPLPNMDVVKDLVVDMKPFWSMYEKVHPYLIRSSPHPDKEINQSEKERARIDQFVNCILCASCFGACPVITRDPEYVGPAAFAKLERFILDSRDERPTGFLETFNNEKGLWGCDTILRCIDACPKDVRPTDSIVGLRKTLIREKAKNVFRKGKV; encoded by the coding sequence TTGATCACCGGGAATGCATATACGTTCAAGATTCTCCGCTACGACGCCAAAGAGCCAGAAGTGGCGCCGATCTTTCATTCGTACGAGATCGGCGCGGAGTCCGGTCTTACGGTGCTCGCCGTACTTTTGAAAATCAGGGAGCAACTGGATGGGACTCTTTCGTTTCGCTCATCCTGCCGCTCAGCGGTGTGCGGTTCGTGTGCCATGGTCATTAACGGAAGGATCGATCTTGCCTGCAGAACACAGGCGGCTTCATTTGAATCGAACACGATCATCCTTGAGCCCCTTCCGAACATGGATGTTGTCAAAGACCTGGTGGTTGACATGAAGCCCTTCTGGAGCATGTACGAGAAAGTGCATCCGTATTTGATCAGAAGCAGTCCTCACCCGGACAAAGAGATCAATCAAAGCGAAAAGGAGCGAGCCCGCATCGATCAGTTTGTCAACTGTATTCTCTGCGCGTCTTGTTTCGGAGCATGCCCTGTCATTACGAGGGATCCCGAGTACGTGGGCCCTGCAGCATTTGCCAAACTCGAAAGGTTTATCCTTGATTCTCGCGACGAACGCCCCACGGGTTTTCTTGAAACGTTCAACAACGAAAAGGGGCTGTGGGGATGCGATACGATCCTTCGCTGTATCGACGCCTGCCCCAAGGATGTGCGACCCACCGATTCGATTGTGGGCTTGCGCAAAACCCTCATCAGAGAAAAAGCTAAAAACGTGTTCCGAAAGGGCAAAGTATGA
- a CDS encoding FAD-dependent oxidoreductase codes for MLEHDVLIVGGGLAGLRAAVGLSEKYDTAVLSKVHPVRSHSIAAQGGINAALANNPDGKDDTWEKHAFDTIKGSDYLADQHAVEIMCREAPQVVYEMEHWGCPFSRFPDGSIAQRPFGGAGFPRTCYSADLTGHVLLNTLYEKVVSKGIRVYEEWHATSLVTEDGVCHGVIAYDLMNGEIIPIRARATLFATGGYGRVYFYSTNALINTGSGIGIAYAARVPLKDMEFVQFHPTGLIGTNILISEACRGEGGFLLNNRGERFMAQYAPKAMELAPRDIVSRSIQTEIEEGRCFEHPLGRYIKLDLRHLGKERIQNRLPGIRKICIDFIGIDPVYEPIPIMPCQHYSMGGISTNERCETNTKGFYAAGECACVSVHGANRLGGNSLLETVVFGKLAAAAIDRYLTNDGVRSCEKLLESAKDTMERAIKNLSNGGDERPSVLQTELSRTMSENVGIFRTKDEMKRALEDISTIKERYKRIRLSSADRHMNYELVGAIELSHMLDVAHAIVLGAILREESRGAHYRRDFNKRNDTEWLKHSIAQIGTEGEPVITSQDVRITRYEPQERTY; via the coding sequence ATGCTTGAGCACGATGTTCTTATAGTTGGAGGAGGTCTTGCCGGGCTTAGAGCTGCGGTCGGTCTCTCCGAGAAATACGATACGGCGGTTCTGTCAAAGGTCCATCCGGTGCGTTCTCATTCGATCGCTGCGCAGGGAGGGATCAATGCGGCTCTGGCGAATAATCCCGATGGCAAGGATGACACCTGGGAAAAGCATGCGTTTGATACGATAAAGGGAAGCGACTATCTCGCCGACCAGCATGCCGTGGAGATCATGTGCAGAGAGGCGCCGCAAGTTGTCTACGAAATGGAACACTGGGGGTGCCCCTTCAGCCGGTTTCCGGACGGCTCCATCGCGCAGCGGCCCTTCGGTGGAGCCGGGTTCCCGCGCACGTGTTATTCCGCCGACCTCACCGGTCATGTGCTTCTCAACACACTCTACGAAAAAGTGGTGTCCAAGGGCATCAGAGTGTATGAGGAATGGCACGCGACCTCGCTGGTGACAGAGGATGGAGTCTGCCATGGCGTTATTGCATACGATCTTATGAACGGCGAGATAATCCCCATCCGGGCTAGGGCGACGCTTTTCGCAACGGGTGGATATGGGCGGGTCTATTTTTACTCCACGAATGCCCTCATCAATACGGGGAGCGGCATCGGCATAGCCTACGCAGCGCGAGTGCCTTTGAAAGATATGGAATTTGTCCAGTTCCATCCCACAGGTCTTATCGGAACTAATATTCTTATCAGTGAAGCGTGTCGCGGGGAAGGGGGCTTTCTTTTGAACAACAGGGGTGAACGGTTCATGGCGCAATACGCCCCCAAGGCCATGGAACTGGCTCCCCGGGACATTGTCTCGCGGAGCATCCAAACCGAGATAGAAGAGGGAAGATGTTTCGAACATCCGTTAGGCAGATACATCAAACTAGATTTGAGGCATCTCGGCAAGGAAAGGATACAAAACAGGTTGCCCGGTATCAGGAAAATCTGTATTGATTTCATCGGTATCGATCCCGTCTACGAGCCTATTCCGATCATGCCCTGCCAGCACTACTCCATGGGAGGCATTTCTACCAATGAACGGTGTGAAACGAATACAAAAGGGTTCTACGCCGCGGGTGAATGCGCTTGCGTGAGTGTCCATGGGGCTAACAGGCTGGGAGGCAACTCCCTTCTTGAAACAGTGGTCTTCGGGAAATTGGCTGCAGCCGCCATCGATAGGTACCTTACGAATGATGGGGTAAGATCCTGTGAGAAGCTCCTCGAGTCAGCGAAAGATACGATGGAAAGAGCAATCAAGAATCTATCGAATGGCGGAGACGAGAGGCCTTCCGTTCTACAGACCGAGCTTTCCCGGACAATGAGCGAAAATGTGGGTATCTTCAGAACAAAAGACGAGATGAAAAGGGCACTTGAGGATATTTCAACTATTAAAGAACGGTACAAGAGAATACGCCTGTCTTCGGCGGACCGTCACATGAATTATGAGCTGGTAGGCGCCATTGAGCTCAGCCATATGCTGGACGTTGCCCACGCCATCGTTCTCGGGGCCATCTTGCGGGAAGAAAGCCGGGGCGCTCACTATAGGAGGGACTTTAACAAGCGCAACGATACGGAGTGGCTTAAACATAGCATTGCACAAATCGGAACCGAAGGGGAGCCGGTAATTACGTCCCAAGATGTGAGGATTACGCGATACGAACCCCAAGAGAGGACATATTGA